A window of Hippoglossus stenolepis isolate QCI-W04-F060 chromosome 18, HSTE1.2, whole genome shotgun sequence contains these coding sequences:
- the nop14 gene encoding nucleolar protein 14: MGKVPKKRSLADKVRKTKTSIEIKNNPFEVKINRKKFEVLGRKTKHDVGLPGVSRSKANTKRKETLLKEYKLKNKSSKFIDKRLGEYDNKIAPEDKILQRFAMERQRVHDKKDMYNLNEEEELTHYGQSLAEMEKFNDMVNSDDETEEKGLLSAELTAAHFGGGGLLRKKTSGEQHEEEGGHRAKSRQELIEDLIQKSKQEKRERQVQREEAQELTEKLDLDWKNIHALMVKNTPKAEQADRPEEMPKLDPYDMMVRELGFEMKAMPSEKLKTPEEIAREGRDKLQKLEADRLRRMMGEEAGDSVQSRSHLSADDLNDGFILDKDDKKTLAYQDGKWNIGEQSGEDEEGDEEEGESAEVDESEEEEQEDDGNEGEDEDEEGEGEVEVEDGSSEEEGHSDLDSEQESEDEGREQDDEETSAEQKKSLSEEEMKGQQEAAKAELPYTFTAPESYSDLKDLLHGHTPDNQRLIVARTQKCNHPSLAVGNKLKLQKLVGFLLEHIGELASLSPPELTTVDKLIPELYGLCQIFPDAACKAMQRVLGDAAHSMEEVLEVKGHVTFPALDMLIYLKVTALLFPTSDFRHPVTTPALLYISQALTKCPVRSLQDVTSGLVLCCLAVEYVSFSKRFLPELINFLAGTLHLAVQDKTSLGYTMVPPFRPSGKNSDLLVLSDSESCKNWSKKSLPLSATQHLELTTDQDRDQHRLMCLSTCLDLVKRCCLLYKDLASFPNIFQPIRTLLSKHLSTQTLPEPLQELHSMILEAVSSAPVTNSRLVFDKKKPIPLKLLTPKIVEVLDYGKKRGGTKEEREKERLIHKYKKEFKGALREIRKDSRFLAKEKLNEVMTRDAERKRKVRELFGSLATQEGEWKALKRRKKK, encoded by the exons ATGGGGAAGGTACCTAAGAAGAGGAGCCTTGCTGACAAGGTTCGAAAGACCAAGACCTCCATTGAGATCAAAAACAACCCGTTTGAAGTGAAAATTAACAGGAAGAAATTTGAAGTTCTGGGGAGAAAAACCAAGCATGATGTGGGTCTGCCTGGTGTGTCTCGATCCAAAGCCAATACTAAG aggaaagagaCCCTCCTGAAGGAATACAAACTGAAGAACAAGTCCAGCAAATTCATTGACAAACGACTTGGAGAGTATGACAACAAGATTGCACCAGAAGACAAAATCCTGCAGAGGTTTGCGATGGAAAGACAG CGTGTCCATGACAAGAAGGATATGTACAACCTGAACGAGGAAGAAGAGTTGACTCATTATGGTCAGTCACTGGCTGAAATGGAGAAATTCAATGACATGGTGAATAGCGATgatgaaacagaagagaaaggaCTTCTGTCAG CTGAGTTGACAGCGGCTCACTTCGGAGGAGGGGGTCTCCTTCGAAAGAAAACATCAGGGGAGCAgcatgaagaggagggaggccATAGGGCCAAATCCAGGCAGGAACTCATTGAAGATCTCATCCAAAAGTCCAAGCAGGAGAAG CGGGAGCGGCAGGTGCAGCGAGAGGAGGCGCAGGAGCTCACAGAGAAGCTGGATCTGGACTGGAAGAACATCCATGCGCTGATGGTGAAAAATACCCCCAAAGCAGAACAAGCTGACAGACCGGAGGAGATGCCCAAG CTGGACCCGTACGACATGATGGTCAGAGAGCTCGGCTTCGAGATGAAGGCTATGCCCTCAGAGAAGCTGAAAACTCCAGAGGAGATCGCCAGGGAGGGGAGGGACAAGCTGCAGAAACTAGAG GCTGACCGTctgaggaggatgatgggagAAGAAGCTGGGGACAGTGTGCAGAGTCGGAGCCACTTGTCTGCTGATGACCTCAACGACGGCTTCATCCTGGATAAAGACGACAAGAAGACCCTGGCTTATCAG GATGGAAAATGGAACATTGGAGAGCAGTCTGgggaagatgaggagggagatgaagaagagggagagagcgcTGAGGTGGATGaatcagaggaagaggagcaagaggatGATGGCAAtgaaggtgaagatgaagacgaggagggagagggagaggtggaggtggaggacggCAGCAGCGAAGAAGAAGGCCACTCGGACCTGGACTCTGAGCAAGAAAGCGAGGATGAGGGGAGAGAACAGGATGATGAAGAGACCAGTGCCGAACAGAAGAAGAGTCTGAGCGAAGAGGAGATGAAGGGCCAGCAGGAGGCAGCTAAAGCAGAGCTGCCATACACATTTACCg CTCCAGAGAGCTACAGTGATCTGAAAGATTTGCTCCATGGCCACACCCCTGACAACCAGCGCCTCATTGTGGCCAGGACTCAGAAGTGCAACCACCCAAGCTTGGCTGTAGGCAACAAGCTCAAGCTGCAG aaACTGGTCGGCTTTCTGCTGGAGCACATCGGAGAACTGGCGTCTCTGAGTCCACCTGAACTCACCACCGTAGATAAACTCATACC AGAGTTGTACGGTCTGTGTCAGATTTTCCCGGACGCTGCCTGTAAGGCGATGCAGAGAGTCCTCGGAGATGCTGCTCACAGCATGGAGGAGGTGCTTGAGGTCAAAGGGCATGTTACCTTCCCAGCCCTAGACATG CTGATCTACCTGAAGGTGACGGCCCTGCTGTTCCCTACCTCGGACTTCAGGCACCCAGTAACGACTCCAGCTCTGCTTTACATTAGCCAGGCTCTCACCAAG TGTCCAGTCAGATCGTTACAGGACGTGACATCAGGTTTGGTGCTGTGCTGTCTGGCAGTGGAGTACGTCTCTTTCTCAAAGCGCTTCCTCCCCGAGCTCATCAACTTCCTGGCTGGAACACTTCACCTGGCAGTGCAGGACAAGACCTCTCTAG GTTACACAATGGTGCCGCCTTTTAGACCATCGGGGAAGAACAGCGATCTGCTGGTGTTGTCAGACTCTGAGTCCTGCAAGAACTGGAGCAAGAAGAGCCTGCCGCTGTCCGCCACCCAACACCTGGAGCTCACAACTGACCAGGACAGAGACCAACACAG GTTGATGTGTTTGTCAACCTGCCTGGACTTGGTGAAGCGCTGCTGCCTCCTCTACAAAGACCTGGCGTCATTTCCTAACATCTTCCAGCCAATCCGAACGCTGCTTTCCAAACACCTCTCAACCCAAACGTTACCAGAGCCTCTACAG gaGCTCCACAGTATGATCCTGGAGGCCGTCAGCAGTGCCCCTGTGACCAACAGTCGACTGGTGTTTGACAAGAAGAAACCGATTCCTCTGAAGCTGCTCACGCCCAAGATTGTTGAAGT GCTGGACTATGGAAAGAAACGTGGTGGCACCAAAGAGGAACGAGAGAAGGAGCGACTGATACACAAATACAAGAAGGAGTTTAAAGGAGCTTTGAGGGAGATCAGGAAGGACTCGCGTTTCCTGGCCAAAGAGAAGCTCAACGAAGTCATGACCAG agacgcagagaggaagaggaaggtgagggaACTCTTTGGCAGCTTGGCCACTCAGGAGGGAGAGTGGAAGGccctgaagaggaggaagaagaagtga
- the add1 gene encoding LOW QUALITY PROTEIN: alpha-adducin (The sequence of the model RefSeq protein was modified relative to this genomic sequence to represent the inferred CDS: deleted 2 bases in 1 codon), which yields MNGDSGAGVVTAPPPTTAPHKERYFDRVDESSPEYQRERNMAPDLRQDFNMMEQRKRVSMILQSPAFCEELETMIQDQLKKGKTPTSLLALQQIADFMTTSMPSMYPAAPQGGMAALNMSLGMVTPVNDLRGSDSISYDKGEKLLRCKLAAFHRLADLFSWSELIYNHLTVRVTSDEERFLIVPFGLLFSEVTASSLVKINIQGEVVDRGSTNLGVNQAGFTLHSSIYAARPDVKCIVHIHTAAGAAVSAMKCGLLPISPEALSLGEVAYHDYHGILVDKEESELIQRNLGPTSKVLILRNHGLVTVGETVEEAFFYIHNLVAACEIQVRTLASAGGPDNLVMLDPGKYKSRSKVPEPVGDGSPSNPKWQVGEQEFEAFMRMLDNLGYRTGYPYRCPALRDRGKKYSDVESTPSAHGGYSYGEDSDSGARSPLKHSFQRGQRDKTHWLNAGGRPDEPCEDGPDASSPKSKPKWSKEDGLRQAAAANQFIPLNTNPKDVLEMRNKIREQNLQDIKTAGPQSQVLCASTVGDRTFTQDAPLSDCTDTIDGLDVSEGSYSPAKSIRKGELVTASKAIIEKEYQPRVIISKQGPNPFTKLTDRELDEYRREVEQNQKGPEVQGQDASREGSAYGASCPEAETPQRGQASVSTPLQSGTCSLSLEKAPPTAAVAATPASEQTSFSLGLSSGAGATRDGTSSAGTLADDVFSAPDSPHKEFHCAVLRALSKEPSVVEAAKEDQAPEADPEQLAEPVEEPKGQKTTSTPPSTPVRADEDSLPDQTYKDESDAATLRQTLPDLTPDDPSDAPALPAEELASAPATADADAAEGEEAADAGDQEGDESPSKSPSKEKEVPHSFLPKEKQKKDRVLDWGALAQSSRLTSASFHFCFLSTMVSPFEQATVTHSYAFCCFDIIFVAGLLTYFSSLARANFVYSVKMIA from the exons ATGAACGGCGATTCAGGTGCCGGAGTGGTGACGGCCCCCCCTCCCACCACTGCCCCCCACAAGGAGCGGTACTTTGACCGGGTGGACGAGAGTAGCCCGGAGTACCAGAGGGAGAGGAATATGGCGCCTGACCTCCGGCAAGACTTTAAcatgatggagcagaggaagagggtcTCCATGATACTACAGAGCCCG GCATTCTGCGAGGAGCTGGAGACAATGATCCAGGACCAGCTGAAAAAGGGGAAGACGCCCACTAGCCTTTTGGCTCTGCAGCAGATCGCAGACTTCATGACCACCAGCATGCCTTCCATGTATCCCGCTGCACCACAAGGAGGCATGGCAGCGCTCAACATGA gtTTGGGTATGGTGACTCCCGTGAACGATCTGCGAGGCTCAGACTCTATCTCCTATGACAAAGGAGAGAAGCTACTTCGCTGCAAGCTGGCCGCCTTTCATCGGCTTGCTGACTTGTTTAGCTGGTCCGAGCTCATCTACAACCACCTCACA GTCAGGGTGACTTCAGATGAGGAGCGTTTCCTTATTGTCCCTTTTGGGCTCCTGTTCAGTGAAGTCACTGCCTCCAGTCTG GTGAAGATAAACATCCAAGGTGAGGTAGTCGATCGGGGAAGCACCAACCTTGGAGTCAACCAGGCCGGCTTCACTCTCCACTCTTCCATCTATGCCGCACGGCCCGATGTCAAATGTAtcgtacatatacacacagctGCAGGCGCTGCG GTGTCAGCCATGAAATGTGGCCTGTTGCCTATCTCACCTGAGGCGCTGTCTTTGGGCGAGGTGGCCTACCATGACTACCACGGTATACTGGTGGATAAGGAGGAGAGTGAGCTTATACAGAGAAACCTAGGCCCTACGAGCAAG GTGCTCATCCTGAGGAACCATGGATTGGTGACTGTGGGTGAAACAGTAGAGGAAGCTTTCTTTTACATCCACAACTTGGTCGCTGCCTGTGAAATCCAG GTGCGAACACTGGCCAGCGCTGGAGGGCCAGATAATCTGGTGATGCTGGACCCAGGGAAATATAAGTCACGTTCAAAGGTCCCTGAGCCGGTCGGCGACGGGTCCCCTTCAAACCCCAAGTGGCAAGTCGGGGAGCAGGAGTTTGAGGCGTTTATGAGAATGCTCGACAATTTG GGCTACAGGACAGGCTATCCTTACCGCTGCCCGGCATTGCGGGACAGAGGTAAAAAGTACAGTGATGTGGAGAGCACTCCCTCTGCCCATGGTGGTTACTCATACGGGGAGGACAGCGACTCAGGCGCTCGCTCCCCGCTGAAACACAGCTTCCAGCGCGGCCAGCGTGACAAGACCCACTGGCTCAATGCCGGTGGCCGGCCCGATGAGCCCTGCGAGGATGGGCCTGACGCCAGCAGCCCCAAGTCGAAGCCTAAG TGGTCAAAGGAAGACGGCCTCCGCCAGgctgcagcagccaatcagtTCATCCCGTTGAACACCAACCCAAAGGACGTCCTGGAAATGCGGAATAAG ATCCGGGAGCAGAACCTGCAGGACATTAAGACAGCAGGACCCCAGTCTCAGGTTCTCTGTGCCAGCACCGTCGGGGATCGCACCTTCACCCAG GACGCCCCTCTGTCTGACTGTACTGATACTATTGATGGCCTTGATGTGTCCGAGGGGTCCTATAGTCCTGCTAAATCAATTAGAAAG GGGGAGCTCGTGACGGCGTCCAAGGCCATCATCGAAAAGGAGTACCAGCCCAGGGTCATCATCAGCAAGCAGGGTCCCAACCCCTTCACCAAACTCACCGACCGGGAGCTAGATGAGTACCGCAGGGAAGTGGAACAGAATCAGAAAGGGCCTGAAG TGCAGGGACAAGACGCTAGTAGGGAGGGATCAGCCTACGGCGCATCCTGTCCTGAAGCTGAGACACCCCAGAGAGGTCAAGCCTCCGTCTCCACACCTCTACAGTCGGGAACTTGCTCGCTCAGCTTAGAGAAAGCCCCGCCTACGGCAGCCGTAGCTGCTACCCCGGCCTCTGAGCAGACTTCTTTTTCCCTCGGCCTCTCCAGCGGGGCTGGGGCGACTCGGGATGGCACTTCATCTGCAGGGACGCTAGCAGATGATGTTTTTTCCGCTCCAGATTCCCCACATAAGGAGTTCCACTGCGCTGTGCTGCGAGCCCTCAGCAAGGAGCCGTCAGTGGTAGAGGCAGCTAAGGAGGATCAGGCTCCAG AAGCAGACCCAGAGCAACTAGCTGAACCTGTGGAGGAGCCAAAAGGCCAGAAAACCACCTCCACACCCCCCAGCACCCCAGTCAGAGCAGATGAAG ACTCCTTGCCTGACCAAACCTATAAAGACGAGAGCGATGCAGCCACCCTGAGACAGACCCTTCCAGATTTAACGCCCGACGACCCCTCCGACGCCCCAGCGCTTCCTGCCGAAGAGCTCGCCTCCGCCCCTGCTACCGCAGACGCGGACGCAGCCGAGGGCGAGGAAGCCGCAGACGCCGGCGACCAGGAGGGGGACGAGTCTCCCAGCAAATCAccctcc aaagaaaaagaagttcCGCACTCCTTCCTtcctaaagaaaaacaaaaaaaagacagagtcCTAGATTGGGGAGCGTTGGCGCAGTCCTCAAGGCTGACCTCtgcctcttttcatttctgctttttgtcCACTATGGTATCACCCTTCGAGCAAGCCACAGTTACACACAGTTAcgctttttgttgttttgatatcatttttgtCGCTGGCTTATTAACCTATTTTTCCTCGTTAGCGCGTGCCAATTTtgtatacagtgtaaaaatgaTTGCGTaa
- the LOC118098103 gene encoding transcription factor Sox-10, with translation MIMDFNAHVYGFVENTEMYDELEATWAIVRAICGEMSDPTHPQAIPVDDWLYSLDETPAEYAPLVATSLTSEQLLEDLRADLVAPLIYQQQSFLQPSPMHCQTQFDNQPTVTQTKHLEVKLRPIGVLYGKVIYGAPGDKVPPPVNVCVPQKRKRVIEEDDDTQYVKKPPNAFMLYRKEQRPKVLAELRNSDSAAVNTIIGQMWKALSKKQQEKYCEEYRRLKRIHNQLYPDWSTRDNYGKKRKRSPRKASAKTVNGVSPGSGRPPRFAPSWRNPRNKSYGAV, from the exons ATGATAATGGATTTTAACGCTCATGTCTACGGGTTTGTGGAGAATACGGAGATGTACGATGAGCTGGAGGCGACCTGGGCGATTGTAAGGGCGATCTGTGGAGAGATGAGTGACCCTACACATCCTCAGGCCATCCCGGTTGATGACTGGCTTTACTCCCTGGACGAGACCCCTGCTGAATacgcccccctggtggctacaAGCCTCACCtcggagcagctgctggaggatcTACGCGCTGACCTGGTCGCTCCACTGATTTACCAGCAGCAGAGCTTCCTGCAGCCGAGCCCCATGCACTGCCAGACACAG TTTGACAATCAGCCAACAGTGACTCAAACTAAACACCTGGAGGTGAAGCTGAGACCTATTGGAGTAtt ATATGGAAAGGTGATTTACGGGGCTCCAGGAGACAAAGTTCCTCCTCCAGTGAACGTCTGCGTTCCACA AAAGAGAAAGCGTGTGATCGAGGAGGATGACGACACGCAGTACGTCAAGAAGCCGCCCAACGCCTTCATGCTGtacaggaaggagcagaggcCGAAGGTTTTGGCCGAACTCAGAAACTCTGACTCTGCGGCCGTCAACACCATCATTGGACAGATG TGGAAGGCGCTCTctaaaaagcagcaggagaaataTTGTGAAGAATATAGGAGGCTGAAGCGGATCCACAACCAGCTGTACCCTGACTGGTCAACAAGGGACAATTAT ggaaaaaagaggaagaggagcccgAGGAAAGCTTCAGCTAAGACTGTCAATGGGGTCTCTCCAGGAAGTGGCCGTCCTCCCCGCTTTGCTCCTTCATGGAGAAATCCACGGAACAAGTCATACGGAGCAGTTTGA